From a single Lewinella sp. LCG006 genomic region:
- a CDS encoding FG-GAP-like repeat-containing protein: MKQYYSLLFIQFLLLSFSPPFFAQQFSEISEELGMIHHFDDWNSIGGGAAFFDYDNDGDDDLYFTGGKFSDRLYRNEGDGTFTDVTEESGLQLTATYFTTGVTVGDIDNDGYRDIFVTTFGFLNSLAPDKRNLLYKNMGDGTFQEIAPLANLSDASRSVSATFLDHDQDGFLDLYIVNYVDRVRFIYGEDGMLSGFDHDCYENFFFHNNGNGTFTQVARQLNLEDAGCGLAIVNTDYDMDGDADLYLANDFGEFIETNQMYINNLTTGVYDTIPGENDINIGFYGMGIAVGDYDLDQDFDYYVSNLGANAFLNNDGNGQFTNIAEQAGVPNTMTDNNLLVTSWGTVFADIDNNLYEDLLVSNGHIPAAAFIATDHIDPNKLYYNNGDNTFTDISVAAGFDSPEKCRGLVYSDFDQDGDLDFFVNVMSSDSFPDAHVRFYRNDLANNNNWVQISLEGTHCNRDAIGAIIRLFVDDLILLREISGGGSHASQNSTIAHFGLADHSTIDSVQVSWPGGEVETFYDLDINQRHHLIQALVPRVRINFNVDMSFQEESPQGVFLKVTNAEGDIQSKLMYAPFLDGMYSVSFLQEPGFSGYYTIINGYCPDDTCGEDLSEEGCDGLTPDFKRLLEPVFNDTTINLCFGICAGIPCQSTVDSINAHFTLNAAPLNENLQQIFIRGLSPNGEDLPMNDPDGDGTYELSINLAEGYSAYYTYVNGECSDESCTENLSEQGCTDEANNYYRYLPPMTQDTMLAACFGVCNTDSCFAPIDTFRLTINLNMTNEALNPTGVFIIGDFFGLSGASPMYDGDDDGIYTNFFDIPEGFSTYYSFTNGSNCPGTTCYEDLSGQACASIDQNNFRYLNPITSDTIINLCFGECQLAACFPPADSVDIQINLNTAAIDVAEAGIYLVEGAFGSPGENPMEDNNGDGVYSITLRVPEGFSGYYSFTNGLCFDLSCKEDLNGQDCGPPNANNNRWLPPVMQDTIINTCFAECIPDLDCTLPPSTTPVTFGFHDPLSGEAAVFLTGEFGLPNNDFELTESPASSGDWFVTLDLIPATYYYRFGTGTPMNGILETFPLGQADTCTVDLSGERFRVITVEDTALELEPVCFELCNYCEIIYNVTNPMPQLRRFQIQPNPTSGATMLSWEAVGADRIQIRLINTIGQVIEQFDLPAGVGQLFLSTHTLPAGIYWVSLETEGGYMTRKLIVQ; the protein is encoded by the coding sequence GGAATAGCATTGGCGGTGGCGCAGCGTTTTTTGATTATGACAATGATGGTGATGACGATCTTTATTTTACCGGAGGAAAATTTTCTGATCGACTTTATCGCAATGAGGGCGACGGAACCTTTACCGATGTGACAGAGGAGAGTGGCCTTCAGTTAACCGCGACCTATTTCACCACTGGGGTAACCGTGGGTGATATTGATAACGACGGTTATCGAGATATTTTTGTAACTACTTTTGGTTTTTTGAATTCTCTAGCGCCGGATAAACGTAACCTCCTCTATAAGAACATGGGGGATGGGACGTTTCAAGAAATTGCGCCACTCGCTAATCTCAGTGACGCCTCTCGTTCCGTTAGTGCCACGTTTTTAGATCACGACCAGGATGGATTTTTGGATTTGTATATTGTCAATTATGTTGATCGGGTGAGATTTATCTATGGCGAAGATGGTATGCTTAGTGGTTTTGATCATGATTGTTACGAAAACTTTTTCTTTCATAACAATGGCAACGGTACTTTCACCCAGGTCGCCCGCCAACTTAACTTAGAGGACGCTGGATGTGGGTTGGCCATCGTCAATACTGACTATGACATGGATGGTGATGCCGACTTGTACCTAGCCAATGACTTCGGTGAGTTCATCGAGACCAACCAAATGTACATCAATAACCTGACCACGGGTGTCTATGATACTATTCCTGGAGAGAACGATATCAATATTGGCTTCTACGGCATGGGCATTGCTGTTGGTGATTATGACCTGGATCAAGACTTCGACTACTATGTGTCTAATCTTGGTGCCAATGCTTTTCTAAACAACGATGGAAACGGCCAATTCACCAATATCGCTGAGCAGGCGGGAGTGCCCAATACGATGACCGACAATAACTTGCTCGTAACCAGTTGGGGTACGGTATTCGCTGACATTGACAACAATCTCTACGAAGATCTCCTTGTTTCTAATGGCCATATTCCTGCTGCTGCTTTCATAGCAACGGACCACATAGACCCTAACAAGCTTTACTATAACAATGGTGACAATACATTTACTGACATTTCCGTAGCTGCTGGTTTTGATAGTCCGGAAAAATGTCGAGGACTGGTGTATTCAGATTTTGATCAAGATGGTGATTTGGACTTTTTTGTCAATGTGATGAGCAGCGATAGTTTCCCTGATGCTCATGTAAGGTTCTATCGTAACGATTTGGCAAATAATAACAATTGGGTACAAATTTCACTGGAAGGCACTCACTGTAATCGAGACGCGATAGGAGCTATTATCCGATTGTTTGTTGACGACCTTATACTATTGCGAGAAATCAGTGGCGGAGGAAGTCATGCCTCTCAAAATAGCACAATCGCCCACTTTGGTCTGGCAGACCACAGCACCATTGACAGTGTACAAGTGAGTTGGCCCGGAGGAGAGGTGGAAACTTTTTATGATTTGGACATCAATCAACGCCATCATTTGATCCAAGCCCTGGTGCCCAGGGTAAGAATTAACTTCAACGTAGATATGAGTTTTCAGGAAGAAAGCCCACAAGGTGTTTTCCTCAAAGTGACCAATGCAGAAGGCGATATCCAAAGTAAACTCATGTATGCTCCCTTCCTGGATGGTATGTACAGTGTTTCTTTTCTTCAAGAACCAGGCTTCAGTGGCTATTACACTATTATAAACGGCTATTGCCCCGACGATACCTGCGGAGAAGATCTAAGTGAAGAGGGGTGTGATGGTTTAACACCCGATTTCAAACGCTTACTTGAACCTGTTTTTAATGATACAACGATCAACCTTTGTTTTGGAATTTGCGCAGGAATTCCCTGCCAATCAACGGTAGATAGCATCAACGCTCATTTTACACTCAATGCTGCTCCACTTAACGAAAACCTTCAACAAATTTTCATCCGCGGCCTTAGTCCCAATGGTGAAGACCTCCCCATGAATGATCCTGATGGTGACGGGACTTATGAGCTCAGTATCAACTTGGCGGAAGGTTATTCCGCTTATTACACCTATGTCAACGGAGAGTGTAGCGATGAATCTTGCACTGAAAATTTAAGCGAACAAGGATGTACAGATGAAGCCAACAATTATTATCGCTATTTGCCTCCCATGACGCAGGACACCATGCTAGCTGCCTGCTTCGGAGTCTGTAATACAGACAGCTGCTTTGCGCCAATTGACACCTTCCGGTTAACCATCAACCTGAACATGACCAATGAAGCCCTCAACCCTACGGGTGTTTTCATTATTGGCGACTTCTTCGGCCTCTCTGGTGCGAGCCCTATGTATGATGGCGATGATGATGGCATCTATACCAACTTTTTTGATATTCCCGAAGGCTTCTCTACTTATTACAGCTTTACCAATGGTAGCAATTGCCCAGGAACTACCTGCTATGAAGACCTTAGTGGACAAGCGTGTGCCAGCATAGATCAAAATAACTTTCGGTACCTCAACCCAATCACTTCCGATACTATTATTAATCTCTGCTTTGGAGAATGCCAATTAGCAGCTTGCTTTCCTCCGGCAGATTCCGTAGACATTCAGATCAACCTTAATACGGCTGCTATTGATGTTGCAGAAGCAGGTATCTATTTAGTAGAAGGCGCTTTTGGTTCTCCCGGCGAAAACCCGATGGAGGACAACAATGGTGACGGAGTCTATAGCATAACTTTACGAGTTCCTGAAGGATTTAGCGGCTACTATAGTTTTACTAATGGTTTATGCTTTGACCTCAGTTGTAAAGAAGACCTTAACGGCCAGGATTGTGGCCCACCTAATGCCAATAACAACCGTTGGCTCCCCCCGGTGATGCAAGATACCATTATCAATACCTGTTTTGCGGAATGTATTCCAGATTTGGATTGTACGCTGCCGCCTTCAACGACGCCCGTTACTTTCGGCTTCCACGATCCTCTCAGTGGAGAGGCAGCTGTATTCCTGACGGGTGAATTTGGTTTGCCCAATAATGATTTTGAGCTGACCGAATCTCCTGCGAGTAGTGGAGATTGGTTTGTGACGCTAGATCTTATCCCTGCTACTTATTATTACCGCTTTGGGACGGGTACTCCCATGAATGGTATTCTGGAAACTTTTCCTCTTGGTCAAGCAGACACGTGTACGGTTGATTTATCCGGTGAACGCTTTCGAGTGATTACGGTAGAAGATACCGCTCTGGAGCTGGAGCCCGTCTGTTTTGAGCTATGCAATTACTGCGAAATTATTTATAATGTTACGAATCCTATGCCTCAGTTACGGAGGTTCCAGATTCAACCCAATCCAACAAGTGGAGCAACCATGCTGAGCTGGGAAGCGGTTGGTGCTGATCGTATCCAAATTCGGCTTATCAACACCATAGGACAGGTTATTGAACAATTTGACTTGCCCGCCGGAGTAGGTCAGTTATTCCTCTCTACGCATACGCTTCCCGCAGGTATCTACTGGGTAAGCCTTGAAACGGAGGGAGGATATATGACTCGAAAATTAATAGTTCAATAA
- a CDS encoding PorP/SprF family type IX secretion system membrane protein produces the protein MKKLILLLGLVSVLQTLVHAQDEALFMHYNISPILINPAAAGFDETYNLQFNARMQWTGFEDAPKTFAARYNGPLGRTFGLGVGIFSETAAQMSRSKLQLDYAFRYPVNEDWKLAFGFFTEFQQMRIDGDITDSPFYDPADALLEDLLNGKGQFDAALGIYGTFRENTYGGLTFNNLVSSRLSEIAGVGTSESFFSYYTFNLGHRFELTQQKVSLEPSILLRQIRNAPFQMDLNLKAGFLDEQLIAGLSYRAGLGAMGILLGTRLTNFNLYYSYDVSFQRFQKYNTGSHEITVALTFKKREKKNNQ, from the coding sequence ATGAAAAAACTAATACTCCTCCTGGGTTTGGTTAGCGTGTTACAGACTTTAGTCCATGCACAGGACGAAGCACTCTTCATGCACTACAACATCAGCCCCATCCTGATTAATCCAGCAGCTGCGGGTTTTGATGAAACCTATAATCTACAGTTCAATGCTCGAATGCAATGGACTGGATTCGAAGATGCTCCTAAAACCTTTGCTGCTCGGTACAATGGCCCCTTGGGGCGTACGTTCGGCTTGGGTGTTGGTATCTTTTCGGAGACTGCTGCTCAAATGAGCCGTAGCAAACTACAGTTGGATTACGCATTCCGCTACCCAGTCAATGAAGACTGGAAACTGGCGTTTGGTTTCTTTACCGAATTCCAGCAAATGAGGATTGATGGCGATATCACCGACAGCCCTTTTTACGACCCTGCCGACGCTTTGTTGGAAGACCTACTGAATGGGAAAGGGCAGTTTGATGCAGCACTAGGCATATATGGTACCTTCCGTGAGAATACTTACGGTGGACTTACTTTTAACAACCTGGTGAGCAGCCGTTTGTCAGAAATTGCGGGCGTTGGTACCTCAGAATCTTTCTTTAGCTACTACACTTTTAACCTGGGGCACCGCTTTGAACTCACACAGCAAAAAGTGAGTTTGGAGCCTTCGATCCTCTTGCGTCAAATCAGAAATGCACCTTTCCAGATGGACTTGAACCTGAAAGCAGGCTTCCTGGATGAGCAACTGATTGCAGGGCTTTCTTACCGTGCTGGTTTAGGTGCCATGGGGATATTATTAGGAACACGGTTGACAAATTTCAACCTTTACTATTCCTATGATGTGTCTTTCCAACGGTTCCAGAAATACAATACAGGTTCGCACGAGATCACAGTAGCGCTTACCTTTAAAAAGCGGGAAAAGAAAAATAATCAATAA